TCGGCCCAGTCCTACGATCAGGAACATGGCGAGCGGCTCTATCGAAGGAGTTTGTATACCTATTGGAAACGATCGAGTCCGCCGCCGAACATGTTGGCGTTCGACGCACCCAATCGTGAGACTTGCGTGGCGCAGCGCAGCCGAACCAACACGCCGATGCAGGCCCTGGTGCTGCTGAACGATGTCACCTTCGTGGAAGCGGCGAAAGTGCTGGCCAGCGAGGTGCTACGGAATCAGAGTTTCGAGCGTGATCCGGCGATTGAAGAAGCGTTTTTGCGGGTGGTCTCTCGACCGATTACCCGCGAAGAGTTAACGCTGCTGGTTCAATTGCATCGACGCGAACTGGCTCGCTTTGCTCGGGAAGAGCATGCGGTGAAGGATTTATTGTCGGAAGGAGAGACGCACGTCGAACCGTCGCCCGAACTGGCGGCGATGACGGTCGTGTGCCATACGATCTTGAACCTCGACGAGGCGGTGACCACACCGTAACGCAGTGCAGCACGAATTGCGAAAGCTGGCAGATCGGCAGACACGACGAACATTCCTCGGTTCCGCAGGGGTGTCGGTCGGAGCGTTGGCCTTGCATGCGCTTTCCGCGCCCAAGGTCTGGGGAAGTGAAGGGGAGTTGCCGCACTTTCAACCGAAGGTGAAGCGTGTCATCTATCTTTGCCAGTCGGGGGCTCCTTCGCAGCACGATCTATTCGACTACAAGCCAGAGCTTAAGCGACTGCAGGGTCAAGAAATTCCCGACTCGATCCGCATGGGACAGCGTCTGACGACGATGACCAAGGATCAAGATTCATTGCCACTCACGCCGACCAAGTTCGCCTTCCGTCAGCATGGCAAAGCAGGAATGTGGTTCAGCGAACTGGTGCCGCATCAGGCCGGTATCGCCGACCAGATGTGCCGCATTCGTTCGATGCATACCGATGCAATCAATCACGATCCTGGCATGACGCTGCTAATGACTGGGCATCAACTGCCAGGACGGCCGAGCCTGGGAAGTTGGTTGAGCTATGGGCTGGGAAGCGAAAATGAAGAGCTGCCGGCGTTTGTCGTGTTGGTCTCGCACGGTAGTGCCAAGCTGAATCAACAGCCGGTGTTCGATCGTCTGTGGTCGAGCGGTTTCCTGCCCTCGCGGTATCAGGGCGTTCGCTTCCGCAGCAATGGCGACCCGGTGCTGTACCTCAACAATCCTGGCGGTATCTCGGCGAAGGATCGTCGTCAGGCACTCGATACGCTGGCGGCAATGAACCAACAGCAATCGCAGCTCGTAGGTGATCCGGAAATCGAAAGCCGGATTGCTCAATACGAGATGGCGTATCGCATGCAGATGTCGATCCCTGGCCTTACGGATATGACGAGCGAGCCGGAGTCGGTTTTTCAAGCGTATGGCGAAGACGCACGTCGCCCTGGAAGCTACGCAGCCAACTGCTTGCTCGCCCGAAGGCTGGCGGAACGGGGCGTGCGTTTCATTCAGTTGATGCATCGCGGGTGGGATCAGCATCGCAGCTTGAACAGCGAGCTGACCCTGCAATGCCGCGACACCGATCAGGCCTCGGCCGCCTTGGTGAACGATCTGGCCCGCTTAGGGCTGCTGGAAGATACCTTGATCGTGTGGGGTGGCGAGTTCGGACGAACCGCCTTCGCCCAGGGAAGCATCGAACGCGACGACTATGGGCGCGATCATCACAGCCGCTGCTTCACCATGTGGTTGGCTGGCGGCGGTGTAAAGGCTGGTTACGAACTCGGTGCGACCGATGAACTGGGGTACAACATTACGGAAGACCCGGTCCACGTGCATGACCTCAATGCGACGCTGCTGCATCTGTTGGGGATCGACCACAAACGCTTCACCTATCGCTTCCAGGGACGCGACTTCCGGTTGACCGACGTGCATGGCAACGTGGTACGGAAGATTCTTAGTTAAGCGCCTTCGCAGCGGCTAGGCCCACACCATCCACCACGGACGCTTCACGACGTGCGGCTTCGCCTTGAAGGGGCGATGCTTGGCACATGCATTGATGGCCCGTTCCAGGTAACAGCCATCCAGATGAGCGTCGGTCATGGTAGCATCGGTGAAGTTGGCTTCGTCGACCTTTGCGTGCGAAAGATCGGCTCGCTCTAGATTGGACCCACGCAAATCGGTTCGCGTCAGGTTGGCCTTTAGCATGTCGCATCGCAAATCGCACATGCTGAGATCCGCTTCGACAAGTCGAGCGCCGCTCAGGTTGCAATTGTGCAGCTTGGCATAGCGAAGATTGGCTTTGGTCAAGTTGACGTTCTGCATCGACGAGTCATTCAAGATGGCATCGGTCATCACGACGCCGGTCATGTTGGCTCCGTCGAAACAGGCATGCTTGACGCTGGCACCCATGAAGGTGGCGCCTTCCAGGTCGGACTTCTCGAACGAGGCTTCGTCCAGATTGTCGCTGTCGAAAACGCAGCCGCGAAGAACTAATCGAGACAGGTCGGCGCCCGCCAGGTTTTTACCCACGAGCTTGGCACCTGCCAGCGAGTCTGCATCAACTTCATACAGAACTTCGCCGGTAGCGCGATGCTTGATCTGAATCATGGCGTCACTCCCAGAAATGAAACTGGCCAAGGATTTGGGGTGTCACATCAAGAAGAACGTTCGCTCTTCCGACGTAAACCGACGCCTCGTCTTGTATGTCCCGTAGATGAAAAACCGACAGACGTGTCTTGCGTCGAGGGCTCTTCTGGTTGAATAGGAATGTGGCAGGAGAGTTCTGGTGAAGATCGAAAATCTTTTCGCATCACCTTCTCTCACTCTACCCACTTTGTTCTTCGTCACAAAGAACAAAATATGACAAAGGAACAAATTATGTCATCGGAGCGTTAGTAGGGTGCCGTTTGTGGCGAACGCTCATTCCGCGGGAATTACGGTGAATCGTCGAGCAGAGGGGCACTCTGGAGATGGGGTGCCCTTATAAGAGTTCGATAGATATCGAATCACTTACTAGTAGACCTTCGCGCGTTAACTTTAAGCGATCATGGTCATGGATTAAGAGGCCGATGGCCAAAAACTGGTCAATTTCGGTTCCGCACAACTCCCACGGAGTCATGCCAGTATCCTGCTGGAAGGTGGGAATGTGTATGCCATCGATCATCCTTAGGCCGAACACGAGTCGTTCGCGCGCTTTCATTTCATCGGTCAGCGTTTCCTGCTCTGCCACGGGAGAGTGGCCTTGTTGCATCCGCCGGATATAGGTGGTCGTACTGCGATGATTGGTCTCGCGCTGCATCCCGATATGACGCGATGCACCAGGGCCAGCGGCGAAGTATCGCTTGCCGAGCCAATACTGCTGATTGTGGCGGCTCTCGAAACCGGGCAGCGCGAAGTTCGAGACCTCGTAGTGGCGTCGCCCGGCGGCGGTAAGGTGTTCGATCGCAGCCAGGTACATGTCGCGCTGCAGTTCTTCGTCCGCCTCGTGAAGCTGTTGATGCTCGCGGCGACTCCAGAAGGTGGTCCCTTTCTCGAACGTCAGGCCATAGGTCGAAAGATGTGGGGCACCGAGTGCGATGGCGGACTGCAGATCGTTCTCCCACTCGGCCAGTGTTTCATTTGGAGCGGCGAAGATCAGATCCATCCCAATGTTCGGGATCTTGGCCAACAACAAGTTGGCGGCACGCTCGACGATGGCTCGGTTATGATCGCGCTCCAGCAGTTTGAGCTTGGCGTCGTGAAACGACTGCACACCGAGGCTCACGCGGTTCACGCCGGCGTCATACAGCAGTTGAACTTTCTCGGCAGTGATGTCGATCGGGTTCGCTTCAACGCTCAGCTCGGCTCCTTCCGCCAGCGGGAACCATTGCCGGGCCAGGTTTAAAAGCCGCGACAGTTCTGGCAGCGAGAGATGCGTCGGCGTACCGCCACCGAGAAAGATGGTGTCGACTTCGTGTGGTTGGCCAAGCTGCTGAAGTTCAGCCTCGATCGCGTCGAGGTAAGCCCCTGTCAGGTCGTCGCGACCGGCGACGACAGTGAAGTTGCAGTAGCCGCAGCGATGCGTGCAGAAGGGGACGTGAAGGTACGCACTGCGAGGAGCTTCAAGCATGGCACGACATCAGAGCCACAAGTGAAGTCGG
This genomic interval from Bremerella sp. JC817 contains the following:
- a CDS encoding DUF1501 domain-containing protein; this translates as MHALSAPKVWGSEGELPHFQPKVKRVIYLCQSGAPSQHDLFDYKPELKRLQGQEIPDSIRMGQRLTTMTKDQDSLPLTPTKFAFRQHGKAGMWFSELVPHQAGIADQMCRIRSMHTDAINHDPGMTLLMTGHQLPGRPSLGSWLSYGLGSENEELPAFVVLVSHGSAKLNQQPVFDRLWSSGFLPSRYQGVRFRSNGDPVLYLNNPGGISAKDRRQALDTLAAMNQQQSQLVGDPEIESRIAQYEMAYRMQMSIPGLTDMTSEPESVFQAYGEDARRPGSYAANCLLARRLAERGVRFIQLMHRGWDQHRSLNSELTLQCRDTDQASAALVNDLARLGLLEDTLIVWGGEFGRTAFAQGSIERDDYGRDHHSRCFTMWLAGGGVKAGYELGATDELGYNITEDPVHVHDLNATLLHLLGIDHKRFTYRFQGRDFRLTDVHGNVVRKILS
- a CDS encoding pentapeptide repeat-containing protein; this translates as MIQIKHRATGEVLYEVDADSLAGAKLVGKNLAGADLSRLVLRGCVFDSDNLDEASFEKSDLEGATFMGASVKHACFDGANMTGVVMTDAILNDSSMQNVNLTKANLRYAKLHNCNLSGARLVEADLSMCDLRCDMLKANLTRTDLRGSNLERADLSHAKVDEANFTDATMTDAHLDGCYLERAINACAKHRPFKAKPHVVKRPWWMVWA
- the hemW gene encoding radical SAM family heme chaperone HemW gives rise to the protein MLEAPRSAYLHVPFCTHRCGYCNFTVVAGRDDLTGAYLDAIEAELQQLGQPHEVDTIFLGGGTPTHLSLPELSRLLNLARQWFPLAEGAELSVEANPIDITAEKVQLLYDAGVNRVSLGVQSFHDAKLKLLERDHNRAIVERAANLLLAKIPNIGMDLIFAAPNETLAEWENDLQSAIALGAPHLSTYGLTFEKGTTFWSRREHQQLHEADEELQRDMYLAAIEHLTAAGRRHYEVSNFALPGFESRHNQQYWLGKRYFAAGPGASRHIGMQRETNHRSTTTYIRRMQQGHSPVAEQETLTDEMKARERLVFGLRMIDGIHIPTFQQDTGMTPWELCGTEIDQFLAIGLLIHDHDRLKLTREGLLVSDSISIELL